A single Biomphalaria glabrata chromosome 2, xgBioGlab47.1, whole genome shotgun sequence DNA region contains:
- the LOC106077161 gene encoding lysosomal alpha-glucosidase-like isoform X2, giving the protein MTIFKSDGYKPSGNLIWKPFKTENIKAQSKIKYDKLNSGVYQINLERHQPRPSKCIKALNKFTKFIGWALVLCALGCVGLVIYSSFIKHKLQNASADQCSVDENNRFDCWPEKQGATEQACLSRGCCWKASSVPNTAPYCFFPANYNGYNATEVTVTTNGIDATLVRTTSTFFSPDVKTIKLRVDFQNDYRLRVKFYDPSYSRYEVPLDVPTGSSSVLNPLYNVTILKEPFNIIITRVSTGATIFDTTNTAPLIFSDQYLQIATKLATKFLYGLGEHRSSFLQDVNTWKRLVFWNRDDVPKVNNNGYGTHPFFLNLESTGGGDAHGVFLLNSNAGEIALQPFGPSQNGAVTYRMLGGVLDFFITLGPKPLSVISQYSEIVGRTYFPPFWSLGFHICKYGISNSTVLRDIIQRNRDTQMPYDIQWTDIDYMDARKDWTYDKNKFAGLPDIVKDLHNNQQRYILMADPAISSDQPPGSYPPFDDGKQLDVFVKNASGDILIGSVWPGKTAFPDFFHPNALQYWFKQANDFHGVLDYDGLWIDMNEPSSFVDGSVTGCTSSTLDNPPFVPATIDGGSLISKTICPSAQHYISSHYNLHNMYGWSQANITRAVLSKVFPNKRSPIISRSSYAGSAKYTGHWLGDNNSDFDDLYYSIPGILNFNLFGVTFIGADICGFRGVTTPELCTRWMQLGAFYTFMRNHADISSPAQDPGSFQDPYKTYMRGALQLRYRLLAVLYTGLFRAHVDGLPVIRPLFYIYPGTETIDKQFMWGDSLMVIPVLDDGVRLVNGFIPNDKWYDFFTGAAISARGEYLTLNAPLDTINVLVRGGSILPLLPSTERTDVSRQQKFQILVSISDSNTASGELFWDDGESSDSITSNKYSLVSFTLLSNNTLVNRVIQSGYNPFQGIKANNFVINGVLKSPSNVYVSGNQVAFGYNADTKVLSAFNLDVDLLQVFTFTWN; this is encoded by the exons ATGACCATATTCAAGTCAGATGGATATAAGCCATCAGGAAATCTGATTTGGAAgccatttaaaacagaaaatataaaGGCACAGTCAAAAATAAAGTATGACAAATTAAATAGTGGAGTGTATCAAATAAACTTAGAGAGGCATCAACCCCGTCCGTCAAAGTGCATAAAAGCTTTGAATAAATTTACCAAATTCATCGGCTGGGCTCTAGTTCTTTGTGCACTTGGCTGTGTTGGTTTGGTAATCTATTCATCATTCATCAAACATAAATTACAAAATGCTTCTGCTGACCAGTGCAGTGTTGATGAGAACAACAGGTTTGACTGCTGGCCAGAGAAACAAGGGGCAACAGAACAGGCTTGTTTGAGTAGAGGATGCTGCTGGAAAGCTTCAAGTGTACCAAACACTGCCCCTTATTGCTTCTTCCCTGCCAATTACAATGGTTATAATGCTACAGAAGTTACTGTAACAACAAATGGCATTGATGCCACTCTAGTACGAACAACTAGTACCTTTTTTTCTCCAGATGTTAAAACAATAAAGCTAAGAGTAGACTTTCAAAATGATTATAGACTCAGAGTTAAG ttctatgACCCTAGTTATTCAAGATATGAAGTTCCTTTAGATGTGCCAACTGGCTCTAGCAGTGTTCTTAACCCTCTGTACAATGTCACTATTCTAAAAGAGCCTTTCAACATAATTATTACAAGAGTATCTACAGGTGCTACAAT ATTTGACACAACCAATACGGCACCTTTAATCTTCTCTGACCAGTACCTACAGATTGCTACAAAGTTGGCCACAAAATTTCTCTATGGTCTTGGAGAACATCGCAGCTCATTCCTACAGGATGTAAACACATGGAAGAGACTTGTTTTTTGGAACAGGGATGATGTACCTAAG GTGAATAACAATGGATATGGaactcatccatttttcttaaatttagaATCTACTGGTGGAGGTGATGCCCATGGAGTCTTTTTGCTAAACAGTAATGCTGGAG AAATAGCTCTTCAACCCTTTGGCCCAAGCCAGAATGGTGCAGTGACCTATCGAATGCTTGGTGGTGTGCTTGACTTTTTTATAACCTTGGGACCCAAGCCTCTTTCAGTTATTTCACAATACAGTGAAATTGTTGGCCGGACATATTTCCCACCATTCTGGTCACTGGGATTTCATATTTGTAAATATGGGATAAGTAACTCCACTGTTCTACGAGATATCATACAAAGGAATCGTGACACTCAAATGCCTTAT GACATTCAGTGGACAGATATTGACTATATGGATGCCAGAAAGGATTGGACTTATGACAAGAATAAGTTTGCTGGACTACCAGACATTGTTAAAGATCTTCATAATAACCAACAAAGATATATCTTAATGGCT GATCCAGCAATATCAAGTGATCAGCCACCTGGTAGTTATCCCCCTTTTGATGATGGCAAGCAGttggatgtttttgtgaaaaatgCCTCTGGAGACATTCTTATTGGCTCG GTTTGGCCAGGAAAGACAGCTTTTCCAGATTTTTTCCATCCTAATGCACTGCAGTATTGGTTTAAACAGGCAAATGACTTTCATGGAGTTCTTGACTATGATGGACTTTGGATT GATATGAATGAGCCTTCAAGTTTTGTTGATGGCTCTGTCACAGGTTGCACATCATCTACTTTAGACAATCCCCCATTTGTACCAGCTA ctattgATGGAGGAAGTCTCATTTCAAAAACAATATGTCCCTCAGCACAACATTATATATCAAGTCACTATAATTTACATAACATGTATGGCTGGTCGCAGGCCAATATAACCAGAGC TGTTCTATCAAAAGTTTTCCCTAACAAGAGATCTCCAATCATAAGTCGCTCCAGCTATGCAGGAAGTGCAAAATACACTGGTCATTGGCTGGGGGATAATAATTCTGATTTTGATGACCTCTATTATTCTATTCCAG gaattttaaactttaatttgtttgGAGTTACGTTTATTGGTGCAGACATTTGTGGTTTTAGAGGAGTGACCACCCCTGAGCTTTGTACTAGGTGGATGCAACTTGGtgcattttatacatttatgaGGAACCATGCTGACATTTCTTCACCA GCTCAAGATCCTGGTTCATTTCAAGATCCATATAAAACTTACATGAGAGGTGCACTCCAACTCAGATATAGATTACTTGCTGTTCTTTACACTGGTCTCTTTAGAGCTCATGTGGATGGTCTGCCAGTCATTAGACCACTTTTTTATAT CTATCCTGGCACGGAGACTATTGATAAACAGTTTATGTGGGGAGATTCACTTATGGTTATACCAGTTTTAGATGAT GGTGTGAGATTAGTAAATGGTTTCATCCCTAATGATAAGTGGTATGACTTCTTTACTGGTGCTGCAATCTCAGCAAGGGGAGAGTATTTAACTCTGAATGCTCCTTTGGATACCATAAATGTGCTTGTTCGTGGTGGCTCCATTTTACCTTTATTGCCTTCCACTGAACGCACAGATGTTTC GCGGCAGCAAAAATTCCAAATACTTGTATCTATTAGTGATAGCAACACAGCTTCTGGTGAATTGTTTTGGGATGATGGAGAAAGCTCTG aTAGTATCACGTCTAATAAATATTCCCTTGTTTCTTTCACTCTACTTTCCAAT AACACACTAGTCAATCGTGTCATTCAGTCTGGCTACAATCCATTTCAAGGAATCAAAGCAAATAACTTTGTCATTAATGGAGTGCTTAAGTCACCTTCAAATGTATATGTTAGTGGAAATCAAGTTGCATTCGGCTATAATGCAGATACTAAG gTGTTATCTGCCTTTAATCTGGATGTTGACTTGCTGCAAGTTTTCACTTTCACATGGAACTAG
- the LOC106077161 gene encoding lysosomal alpha-glucosidase-like isoform X1 gives MTIFKSDGYKPSGNLIWKPFKTENIKAQSKIKYDKLNSGVYQINLERHQPRPSKCIKALNKFTKFIGWALVLCALGCVGLVIYSSFIKHKLQNASADQCSVDENNRFDCWPEKQGATEQACLSRGCCWKASSVPNTAPYCFFPANYNGYNATEVTVTTNGIDATLVRTTSTFFSPDVKTIKLRVDFQNDYRLRVKFYDPSYSRYEVPLDVPTGSSSVLNPLYNVTILKEPFNIIITRVSTGATIFDTTNTAPLIFSDQYLQIATKLATKFLYGLGEHRSSFLQDVNTWKRLVFWNRDDVPKVNNNGYGTHPFFLNLESTGGGDAHGVFLLNSNAGEVALQPFGSNSAGALTYRFLGGILDFFIVLGPQPINIATQFAEIVGQTYFPPFWSLGFHLCKWGYTSDSELREVIERNRNASLPYDIQWTDIDYMDARKDWTYDKNKFAGLPDIVKDLHNNQQRYILMADPAISSDQPPGSYPPFDDGKQLDVFVKNASGDILIGSVWPGKTAFPDFFHPNALQYWFKQANDFHGVLDYDGLWIDMNEPSSFVDGSVTGCTSSTLDNPPFVPATIDGGSLISKTICPSAQHYISSHYNLHNMYGWSQANITRAVLSKVFPNKRSPIISRSSYAGSAKYTGHWLGDNNSDFDDLYYSIPGILNFNLFGVTFIGADICGFRGVTTPELCTRWMQLGAFYTFMRNHADISSPAQDPGSFQDPYKTYMRGALQLRYRLLAVLYTGLFRAHVDGLPVIRPLFYIYPGTETIDKQFMWGDSLMVIPVLDDGVRLVNGFIPNDKWYDFFTGAAISARGEYLTLNAPLDTINVLVRGGSILPLLPSTERTDVSRQQKFQILVSISDSNTASGELFWDDGESSDSITSNKYSLVSFTLLSNNTLVNRVIQSGYNPFQGIKANNFVINGVLKSPSNVYVSGNQVAFGYNADTKVLSAFNLDVDLLQVFTFTWN, from the exons ATGACCATATTCAAGTCAGATGGATATAAGCCATCAGGAAATCTGATTTGGAAgccatttaaaacagaaaatataaaGGCACAGTCAAAAATAAAGTATGACAAATTAAATAGTGGAGTGTATCAAATAAACTTAGAGAGGCATCAACCCCGTCCGTCAAAGTGCATAAAAGCTTTGAATAAATTTACCAAATTCATCGGCTGGGCTCTAGTTCTTTGTGCACTTGGCTGTGTTGGTTTGGTAATCTATTCATCATTCATCAAACATAAATTACAAAATGCTTCTGCTGACCAGTGCAGTGTTGATGAGAACAACAGGTTTGACTGCTGGCCAGAGAAACAAGGGGCAACAGAACAGGCTTGTTTGAGTAGAGGATGCTGCTGGAAAGCTTCAAGTGTACCAAACACTGCCCCTTATTGCTTCTTCCCTGCCAATTACAATGGTTATAATGCTACAGAAGTTACTGTAACAACAAATGGCATTGATGCCACTCTAGTACGAACAACTAGTACCTTTTTTTCTCCAGATGTTAAAACAATAAAGCTAAGAGTAGACTTTCAAAATGATTATAGACTCAGAGTTAAG ttctatgACCCTAGTTATTCAAGATATGAAGTTCCTTTAGATGTGCCAACTGGCTCTAGCAGTGTTCTTAACCCTCTGTACAATGTCACTATTCTAAAAGAGCCTTTCAACATAATTATTACAAGAGTATCTACAGGTGCTACAAT ATTTGACACAACCAATACGGCACCTTTAATCTTCTCTGACCAGTACCTACAGATTGCTACAAAGTTGGCCACAAAATTTCTCTATGGTCTTGGAGAACATCGCAGCTCATTCCTACAGGATGTAAACACATGGAAGAGACTTGTTTTTTGGAACAGGGATGATGTACCTAAG GTGAATAACAATGGATATGGaactcatccatttttcttaaatttagaATCTACTGGTGGAGGTGATGCCCATGGAGTCTTTTTGCTAAACAGTAATGCTGGAG AGGTAGCACTTCAACCTTTTGGTTCAAATAGTGCTGGGGCACTAACATATCGCTTCCTTGGGGGAATATTAGACTTCTTCATAGTGTTGGGACCTCAACCAATTAACATAGCTACTCAGTTTGCAGAAATAGTAGGTCAGACTTActtccctccattttggtccCTTGGCTTTCACTTGTGTAAGTGGGGCTACACGTCAGATAGTGAGCTCAGAGAGGTGATAGAGAGGAACAGGAATGCATCTTTGCCATAT GACATTCAGTGGACAGATATTGACTATATGGATGCCAGAAAGGATTGGACTTATGACAAGAATAAGTTTGCTGGACTACCAGACATTGTTAAAGATCTTCATAATAACCAACAAAGATATATCTTAATGGCT GATCCAGCAATATCAAGTGATCAGCCACCTGGTAGTTATCCCCCTTTTGATGATGGCAAGCAGttggatgtttttgtgaaaaatgCCTCTGGAGACATTCTTATTGGCTCG GTTTGGCCAGGAAAGACAGCTTTTCCAGATTTTTTCCATCCTAATGCACTGCAGTATTGGTTTAAACAGGCAAATGACTTTCATGGAGTTCTTGACTATGATGGACTTTGGATT GATATGAATGAGCCTTCAAGTTTTGTTGATGGCTCTGTCACAGGTTGCACATCATCTACTTTAGACAATCCCCCATTTGTACCAGCTA ctattgATGGAGGAAGTCTCATTTCAAAAACAATATGTCCCTCAGCACAACATTATATATCAAGTCACTATAATTTACATAACATGTATGGCTGGTCGCAGGCCAATATAACCAGAGC TGTTCTATCAAAAGTTTTCCCTAACAAGAGATCTCCAATCATAAGTCGCTCCAGCTATGCAGGAAGTGCAAAATACACTGGTCATTGGCTGGGGGATAATAATTCTGATTTTGATGACCTCTATTATTCTATTCCAG gaattttaaactttaatttgtttgGAGTTACGTTTATTGGTGCAGACATTTGTGGTTTTAGAGGAGTGACCACCCCTGAGCTTTGTACTAGGTGGATGCAACTTGGtgcattttatacatttatgaGGAACCATGCTGACATTTCTTCACCA GCTCAAGATCCTGGTTCATTTCAAGATCCATATAAAACTTACATGAGAGGTGCACTCCAACTCAGATATAGATTACTTGCTGTTCTTTACACTGGTCTCTTTAGAGCTCATGTGGATGGTCTGCCAGTCATTAGACCACTTTTTTATAT CTATCCTGGCACGGAGACTATTGATAAACAGTTTATGTGGGGAGATTCACTTATGGTTATACCAGTTTTAGATGAT GGTGTGAGATTAGTAAATGGTTTCATCCCTAATGATAAGTGGTATGACTTCTTTACTGGTGCTGCAATCTCAGCAAGGGGAGAGTATTTAACTCTGAATGCTCCTTTGGATACCATAAATGTGCTTGTTCGTGGTGGCTCCATTTTACCTTTATTGCCTTCCACTGAACGCACAGATGTTTC GCGGCAGCAAAAATTCCAAATACTTGTATCTATTAGTGATAGCAACACAGCTTCTGGTGAATTGTTTTGGGATGATGGAGAAAGCTCTG aTAGTATCACGTCTAATAAATATTCCCTTGTTTCTTTCACTCTACTTTCCAAT AACACACTAGTCAATCGTGTCATTCAGTCTGGCTACAATCCATTTCAAGGAATCAAAGCAAATAACTTTGTCATTAATGGAGTGCTTAAGTCACCTTCAAATGTATATGTTAGTGGAAATCAAGTTGCATTCGGCTATAATGCAGATACTAAG gTGTTATCTGCCTTTAATCTGGATGTTGACTTGCTGCAAGTTTTCACTTTCACATGGAACTAG